GCTGAGCGAACTGGCACAATCGGAAATGATGGAAGTGGCCCAGGGAGCTTTAGGTTTAGAACCGAATCCTATTCCTGTTGGTGCCACCTTTTCTGATGTATTCCAGTCGGATCCTTCAGATCCTTATTATGGTTTCAAAAGCTGGGACGATTTTTTCACGAGATTGTTCTGCCCTGATGTACGTCCTGTCACAGCACCGAATGATGATTCGATTATTGTAAACGCCTGTGAGTCGGCACCTTTGCAAGTGGCAACTAATGTGTCTTTGTCGGATCAGTTTTGGTTAAAAGGACAGCCTTATTCATTAGAAAACATGATGAATTTTGATGAATTAGCACCTCAGTTTGAAGGAGGAACAGTTTATCAGGCATTTTTGAGTGCCCTGAGCTATCACCGCTGGCACAGTCCTGTAAACGGCAGAATCGTAAAAACGGCTATTGTAAACGGTTCTTATTATTTAGAAAATCTGTATCAGGGTTTCTACAATCCGGAGGGAGCCGATTCGAGTGCGCCTAATAATTCACAACCCTTTTTAACAGCAGTTGCCACCAGAGCGATTATCTTTATTGAAGCAGATAATCCCGCAATTGGATTGATGTGTGTAATGCCTGTAGGTATGGCAGAGGTTTCCAGCTGTGAGATAAAAGTAAAAACCGGAGACATTGTAAAGAAAGGTGACGAACTGGGTATGTTTCATTTTGGAGGTTCAACACACTGCCTGATTTTTAGACCGGGTGTTAATTTAGATTTTACCATTTATGAAACACCGGGCTTGGACGCTGCTAATAATATTCGTGTCAACACACAAATCGCGAAAGTGGTTTAAAAAAATATAGACTGTAAATTAAATACAAAGCAGCCAAATTATATAAAAAGTAACCAGCGTTACTAACTCTAAAGTCGCAAATCATAACCTTACTATCATGAGATTTTAAAGGTTTATAACTTTGCGACTTTTTGATTTTTAATGAGTTATAATCTAAATAATTGTAGCTTCTTCTGAAGTCTAATATTTAATTATACGTTTACTAATTTTATTTCCGGAATTTGTCAAAGTCAATACATAAGCTCCTGCAGGAAGGTTTTCTAAATCTAAAATTTGAGTTTGCTCATTCACATTCTTGTTCAGAATTAATTTACCTGATAAATCAAATAATTCGATCAAGGCTCCTTTTGTTATTTCATTTTCTAATTCAATCGTAAGGATATTTTTTACCGGATTCGGATAATAATTAAATGTAAAACCTGAATTGGTATCTTCTATAATTTCTTCAGCTACATTCGTATTTATTTTTTTTCCGGTTGCAAAGTTACTTTCCCAATAACCCAAATCGGGATTACTGCCCGAATACGAAAGTCCTACATTGGTTCCTTTGTCTATCAGATCGCTTCCCTGAACTAATTTGAATGGTAAATTTGTTGGAAGATCTCCATTTGATTGTCTTGTTCCAATGGCAAGTGCAGTGCTGGTACTTGTAAAATCGGAAGTGTTTACAGTGACACTTAAATTCCATGAATTGTTTTGCTCAGTAGCGTTTGAAATAGATATTGTTCCGGATAATGAAATGTTATTTTTGAAAATATGTTTTTTTCCGGATTGCACCGGATTCCCAAAACCAAAGTTGATGTTGTTTCCATATCCTGTACAATTATAAACTGTAATGCTTCCGGTATTGTTGTTCTGATCGAATCCTTTTTTGGGATGCCCTATCGCAACACATTTAGTTAGTACATTGTCTGCCGGAACAGAATTCCCTCCTACTTTAAAACCATTTCCGTTTCCCGTAAAACCACCGTAATTCCAAACGTCAACTCCGTTTCTGATGGCCCAGCAATTTTCGAAAGTTACTTTTTGCGTACTGTCAAAACAATCGTATCCGTCATCTGAATTTTCCCAGGCTCGGCAGTTGATGAATTTATTTCCGGGACCCTGAGTTTGTTTTGGACCGAAACCGTCTGCCATACTTCCCTTCTTTTTAGGATCATAATTTCGGTAAGCGTCGCAATTTTTTACTGTTGTATTCGAACCGCCTTTGTTAATTTCTAAACCGGTGTTTCGATTGTTGTAAAAAGCACAATTTTCGAACGTAGTATTCGAGCCCGTTACATAAGCCCCCTGATAACCGGCTCTTGTAATGGCAATTCCTTTAAAACTCCAATACGAACCTGTAATGCTAAACCCGAACGAATCCTGCACCCATTCCTGATCCGGAAACGAAAAATCGATAATGGCTCTTCCGTTATTGACACATTCAACTTTGATAGGACTTGCCGAAGTTCCTGATTTGGTAAACGAAATCGTGTTTTTAGCTCCGGCTGTATACGCAATGGTATAATTTCCGGCTTGTAATAAAACAATATCTCCGGCAACGGCTTTGCCAACAGCAGTTTTAAAATTCATTGCAGTAGAAAAACTGGAACCCGAATTGTTAGCAGTTCCAGTTGGTGTCACATAATAAGTAGTTGCCGAAACAGATGCTGATACCAAAAGCGACAGCATTAAATAGTAGATTTTTTTCATAAGTTTTGTGTTTATTTGAGGAACACAAGGTACTTATGGTTTTTTATAAAAATATTGAATTAATTCAATGGTTTTGGAATTAAATATTTGAATTTGATTGGTTTGGGATTTGATTGTGGGGTCGAGCTGGGGTTTGGAGGAGCATTTTTGAAAAGAGCCTGATTATATTTTATACCCATCAGAACTCCATACAAAAAACATTTATTCAAGTTAATTCAATAATCCTTTTTTGTTTACTTTCATATTGATATAATTTTTAGCAAGCATTTAATTGTAATTTTAAAGATTTAATAAATCATCTATTTTTTCTTTTGATGTTTTAATTTCTTCTTCAAATTGTTTGATTTTAGTGTCAATATTTGCCTTAATTTCTGAAATCATCTTAACTAAATCATGTTTTAAAAGTACTTCCAACACTTCATCATCTACTTTCATCAAAAATTTTGGTTTAAGTAGACTTTTATTTCTACTATTATAAATAGGAAGTAAATCATCTTTAATTTGTTTCTCAAAAGCAAACTTTGCAAATGGAATAAAATTAAATATTTTGCAAAATCTTATTAAGGATGAGAAAAATGTTGTTGGACGAATGAACATAAATTCACGTTTTTCAGCATCATGTATACGAGAATAGTATAATGATGCATTACAAATTTTAATGAATTGAAATAACAAAAGCTTATTATTACCTCCATTCAATTTTTTTTCAAACTTTTTAAGTTGTGGAATAAGAAAGTTTTTCTTGAAAGCTGATTCATCCAGTTCCATACTTATACTCCAAAGATTATGACTATTGTCAGTACTTGATTTAACAAGTGCATTATTAAGATTTGTATATGCCTTGGCTTTTGACTCTGAAGGTAGCTTACTTAAAAATTGAGCTGCAAAATATTCCTGCATTGATCTATGTGGAAAAGAAAATTCAAACCCGTCAAGTATCAAAATTGAAATAGTTGTATGCAAATCATATATCAAATCTTCAATATTACATTTAAAACCAGTGTTCTGTAGAACCTTTTGCATTATGTCATTTAAAATTTCATTTGTAAAAGTATAATCTCCATTGATTAGAGTTAAATAACAAAAAATATTGAGAGCTTTCTCAAATTGATCTCGATCTAATTTAGTAAGCTTTTCACGAGGGAAACTATTCTTTGTAATTCCATCATGTTTAGAATATAATGTATCAAATACATTTCTATAAAAAGAGCTCTTTTTTGCAGGTATTTCTGGATGGCTTTCAAATGCAAGAATAAACATTGATAGTAAAAGTGGATTTCTTAAGTATTCAAGATAAGGTGAATTTGCTTTTTCACTAATTACAGACAATATTCTTTGTTCCCTTTCATCAGACTCAACTATCTTTTTAATAAATCCTTCAACCTGCTTATTATCAAGCTGATTTATCATGAAATCTTTGAATCTACGAAAGCCTTCAATCCCACTACCAGGCCTAGTAGTAATAACAAAATTATTAGCAGGGAATTGATCGACAAAATCATCAATTTGGCGATTTAATTCTTGTTTTTTTGCAGAAAATATTTCATCATAACCATCCAGAAGAAATATAAACTTACCAGCCTTCAAAGTTCTATTCAGTATATCTTCCGAAGGTTTAATCTCTTGTTTTAAAATTTTGTCATAGATTAATTTTTCAAAATTTCCATTATACTGATTTAAATATCTTAGCTCTATTAATAAAGGAATTTTATACGAGGCTCTAATTGAATTTAAAAAAATAAATTTCATCAAGGTACTTTTACCACTACCAGCTGATCCAACAATTGTTATATTATTGTAATTTTCAAATAACCCTGAGAGATTAGTAAAGTCAGTTACTAATTTTTTATATGTAGCTGTAAGTGGATAATAAATATCGTCAAATCTTACCTCTGTACGATGCGCAAAAGTCGTAGTGAAATAATATTTTTTTGTCTGGGTATGAATATAATCGCTTAATCCATTCTCTAATAAATTCTTCCATTCATTTCCCAATAAATTATATATCTTGATTATAGGGGCGATAAGGTTTGTAATTTCTAATTTTGAATCCATTTATATAATTAATTTTAAAAAAATTCTCTTGTTACAGATCTTCAATCAAACTAATACTCACTATTCAAGCCTAATATTATATTAAAAAGCTTAATGTGGTTTACTAGTTATAACAAACCTACCATTTATTCCTCTTAAATTCATACATATTTACATACATTTTTTAACACCCTTTATTTTACAATATTATAACAGCACATAAAAAACGCCTCTTTATTAAAGAAAGCGCTTTTGTCATTATATTATTTTAAAAAATATTCAATCAACCCAAAACCAAATCCTCAATTGTTAGCTTTACTTTTGGCTTACCCAATTTTATCACAGCTTCCTTTACTTTAGCCTGATCTTCTTTCGAAAGGAATACAGGAATCAATACTGCTATTTCAATTTTTAATACCCGATTTATAATTATTAAATCTCGTAACGTGAAAGGTTTAATTCCATTCATAAGTTCAGACATGTGAGTTTTGCTTTTATGACCTAAAATCGAACCCAGATTTTCTTGGGTTAAATCTAGTTCCTTGAGTTTTTTTCTGATGGCTTGTTTTCTGTTTTCTAAAAATACTCTTTCTAATTCTGCTATCTGTTCAGATTTATCACTTTCTAAAAGTTTATTTTCATCAATTTGACCTACATCACTCCATTCGGCATTTTCATATTTTTCAATTAGATCACGTAATTTGGTTCTTAGATTTTTAAAATCAAGATCCTGCTTTACCAGAAGCCTTAGTTTTCTATCGGCAATGAGAGCTCTTTCGTAATCCAGTTCATTTGTGATGATACCGCTTTCTATTATTTTTTCTATGTCAAAATGTGTTTTCATTCTATATAGCCGTTTTTTCTCAACCATTTTTCAATAGTTGATTTAGCGATAACTTTGCAAACATAAATAAAGTTCTGATATAAACCGAACTTTTATTTGTTCGATTTTTTATTGAAAATTCTCTAACCATAAAAAAACGCTCCCTTAAAAAAAGAAAGCGTCCTCATAATTTATATTTTAAAAACTATTTAATTCCCATTAAAAACCAAATACAAACTCAAAATTGCTACCCCCAACAAAACAAAAAGAATCTTCACTTTTTTACTCGTCTTCGGAATATCCGTTTCATCTGAAAAATTGGTTTCCGGGTTTTTATCTGCTAATGAAATGATCACAGCTGCCACCATTAAAACAGCAAAAATGTAAAACGAAATCAATAAAAAGTGAGGCCATGCGGTGTACACATCTGCAGGGAAAATCCATAAATACAAGACCCCAACAAATAAACTAAAAGCTGAACCCCAGGATAAAGTGGCATTTACGGCTTTTTTGGTAGTGCGTTTCCAGAACACGCTTAACAGAAAAACAACGGATAAAGATGGTGCCAAAAATCCTAAAACCGCCTGAAAAATATTAAACAGATTCTGTCCTTTGATATTGTCAATCGCAATCGCAATCAGAATTGCGAATACACAACCTGCTGCAATGGTCAAACGTCCAATTTTAATTTGTTCTTTTATGGAAGCTGTCGGATTCATTTTCTTTACATAAATATCATTCGTAAAAACGGTACTTAATGCATTTAGTGACGAACCAATTGTTCCTACCAAAACGGCAATCATCACACAGATTACCAAACCGTTCATTCCGCTTGGAAAAAGATTTGTAACCATGGTCATATAAGCCAAATCGGAGTTTTTACCCAATTCCGGAAACAAAACTGCACACAGAATTCCCGGTAAAATAAACAACGGCAAAGCCATTACTTTCAGCCAGCCAATAAAGTTAACTCCCAATTGTCCCTGCTCTAAATTCTTCGCTCCCAAAACACTCTGCACCATCGACTGATCGGTACAAAAGAACGCCACTGCCGCTACAGGATAACCCAGTAAAATAGCAGGCCACGGATAATGTGCGTCGTTTGCAGGCTGAACCAGATTCCAGAAATTAGAAGGCGTTTTTGCAATCAAAGCTTCTATTCCACCCACTTTCTGCAAACCTAAATACGATAAGGTAAGCGAAACAACAATCAGTAAAATCATTTGAAAAACATTCACTTTTGCAATGGCTTTCAAACCTCCTGCATAGGTAAAAATCCCTGAGAATATCACCAAAACCGTTACACTCTGCCACATCGGAATCCCTAAAATCTGGCGAACCAGAATTCCACCGCTGAACAATCCTAACGACAGCCAGCTTACCAAAATTTTCACCATGGCATACCACGCCAAAATAGTCTGGGTACTGTCGCCGTAGCGTTTTCCCATATATTCGGGCATCGTGCTGACTTTGCTTGCAATATATCTTGGTGCAAAAACGATAGCCAAAAGCAATAAAAAAACAAAGGCGTACCATTCAAAATTTCCGGCTACGATTCCGGTCGCGTAACCAATACTTGCAAAAGCCAGTAAAGAAGAAGGTCCCACATTAGTTCCCCACATGTTGAAACCGATATTGTACCAATTCAGGGAATTTCCCGCCATAAAAAGCGTTTCGTTCTTTTTGCTTTGCTTGACGCTCACTACATATCCAATGACCAATAAAGTCACTAAATAAATAGCCACGATGATGAAATCCAGCGCCGTTAACTTATCGTAGATGCTGTTCATAGTCCGTATTCGTTAAGGACGTCAGCAATTTTTACTGGCATTCCGGTTTGCAAAGATTTATCCATTGCCTGAAGTAAAGCTACAGTTCCGATGCCTTCTTCCATATTTGGATAAGCTTCAAAGTTCTGTTCGATACTGTCCACAAAATATTCTAAATAATTCTGGTATTCCCCGCCGTGGTGGCTTTGCCCTTCAAAACGGAAATAATATTTTAAGGTACTGTCGCCCCAAGTAATTACTTTTTCTTCACCTGTTTTATCAGTAACTGCATAACGCAATTCGTGATAATCGGCCTGACTTGCGCCTTCAGTAGCTCTTAAAATCGTACTCATACCGCTGTCACGTTGCGCTGGCTGAGTTGGAGAAGTGTACACTCCACTCACTCTGGCGATTCTGCCATCAGTCGCTTTGAAGATAAAATGCATCGTATCTTCGTTTTTCAAACCTGCAACAGCTCCGTTACTGCTGATCATTCCGTAACCCATTACTTCCTGAATATTAGGAAGATACCAACGAATGAAATCTACAGGATGGCTCAAACCGCCGTACAGCCATTTGAAAGACTGCAACAACGACCATTCTTTCTTTAAGAACCATCTGTGATCAGCGTGGTATTGTGCTTCGATTGTGATTAAATCGCCGATTAATCCTGCTTCATAATCGGCTCTTTGTCTTTTTGCCGGTTCGAAGAATCTTGAACTCTGACCGATGAAAACCTTCTTTCCTGTCGATTTGCTTAATTCCAGTAATTCGTTTGCATCTGAAAGATCGTCGATAAAAGGTTTTGTACAAACAACATGTTTTCCGTGCAATAAAGCCTGCTTCACGTGTTGCGCATGCAAATGGTCGGGTGTATAAATCGCGATGATGTCAATTGATTCATCGTTTAATAAATCGTCGTAATTCGTTGTGTACGAATGAAAATCGAATTCTTTGGCTCTTTGCTTGCAGATTTCTTCGTTTCTGTCGCACACTTTTACAAGTTCTAATTTTGAACTTTCCAAAGCTGCCGACATCGTGCTTCGTCCTTCTCCGAGTCCTAAGATGGCTATTTTTAACATTGGTCTTATTTTAGGTTTTGATAGTTGTTTTGGTTTTCGTATCCTAACAGGTTTTAAAAACCTGTTAGGTATTGTTTTGCCACAGATTAAAAAGATTAACACAGACTAAAAATCTTTTTAAATCCTTTAATCTGTGGCTAAAAAATATTCTTTAATAGTACCTAACAGGTTTTGGAAACCTGTTAGGATAGCGAATACGCAATTATTTCTTTGTTTCAACTTTGTTCAGAAATATCCAGGTTTCATCCGGTTTTGCGCCTTCGATTCCAGTTTGGTATTTTTTCATTAAGTTGTTCCAGTCGTTTACACGTGGATTATTTTCGGTTGTTTTTGGATTCAATTTATCCAGACTTTCTCCTTTTGGAATACTGATGATCAACATTAATTGTCTTCCGTTTTTGAAGACCTGCAACTGCTGAAAATCGGCATTGCAGAAACCTTTTGCGATTTCAGGCCATTTTTCGAATTGAGTTGTGTGATAATCTACGTATTCTTTTTGCATTTTTTCATCGGCAACCAAATTCGCAGTCAGGACAATATTTTCCCATTCTGATACGGGTTTAGCATCTTTGCATCTTTCAAATTTCTGGAAGTCATAAACTGGATTTTCGTAGATTTTGATTTCCAAAGCCGGAAAAGCCAAAGCCAGTTTTCGCTTCGTTCTTTCCGGCTGGTTCATTAATCCGTAAATTACCAGATGGTTTTGCCATTGGTACAATTCTTCGCCTACAATTCGGAAACCTTTTATCGTCGATTTGATTTTTTCGATATCCAGATCTTTTCCGATTACTTCGATTGCGACTGATTTTGGCATTTCCTGTAAGCCCCAGGCTTCATCAATTACTACTTCTTTAGCCAGTAAACTGTTGTATGGCGGACGAATTCCTGCATTTTCTTTGATTTTTGGATTTACAAAAGCATAATTATCCTGCCAGATATTTCCTTTCGGACCATTATTGTTTTTCAGGATTTTCTGAATTGGAATCCAGTTATTTTTTATTGTAAAGCCCTGACTTCCTTCATCCGTGTATAAATACAGCCATAAAAACGGATCGTGTGCATAAGGACTGTTGTAGACTTTATCGATATAATTTTCTTCAATTCGGCTGTCCGCTTGTGCTGAAAGGGTGTAAATTCCGGCTACGTCGTGCAGATGTTTGGCGTAATGATGGATTTTATTTCGAAGGATTTTATTGTTTCTCATCACGTTTTCGGTATGCGTCCAGCCCCAGCCCATTGAAATACCGCTGTAAGCTACATCCGAAATTTCGTTATGTTCGATAGTCAGATTCTTGATAAAACCGGCTGCAATTCCCAGACATCCCCAATCTTCATTGGCTACATTGGTAATTAAGTTATCCGAAATCACTTCATCCGAACAAACTACTCTTTCATCTTTTACAGTATAAGGCAAATGTGCTTCGAATGATTCTTCAGAGAAAACACCCAGATTGATTCCGTTTCCGCCAATATCTTTGAAGAGATTTCCTTTCACTGTATTATGATTCGTTCCTCTGTGCAGATCCAATCCGGTAGAAGACAAATGCTCAAAAGAACAACTTTCAAAAAGCGTATTGTTAGCATAATTGATCTCAACAGCGGCTCTTGGTCTTCCAACCCAGCCCTGATTTTCCAAACTCGCTTGATTGGGAGTTCCAGGAGTTTTTAGTTTATAGGCATCTAATAAATACATTCCCGCCTGCAATGGCACATGACCTTGCTGTGAAGGACGAAGCCAGTTGCTGTACTGGAACGAAATTCCCTTGAAATTAAAATGATGTACAGGAGTATCCAAAGTACCTTCCACTTTTACTAAATTTTCTAAAACCGGTACAGTAACTTTTGCGGAAGCCATATTTTCTCCAGCTCTTGGAATATAATAGATTTTACCTTTTTTTCTGTTTAAAAACCATTCTCCCGGTTCGTTAAGCATTGACATTCCGTTGTTTAAATAGAACGCTGAATTCCCGTTGTTTTTAGAAATCCACGGAGCCGGCCAGGGATGTTCGCTCTGAATTCGGCTTTCCGGTTTTTCGAAGGAAAGACGGGCGCTGTCTTTAACCACCTCGATATTTTTGATTCGGAGATTGGCAATCGCCCACCATTGTACGATGTACATTTCCATTCCCGGCTCAAACTTCACCGATTTATTTTTGAAAGGAATCCAGCAGGTTTCTGTTGCAGCATCCCATGAAAGAATTCTGTCCATTTGAGTTCCTGCAGTACTTTTGGCTCTCACGGCTTTTTTGCCATTCACCCATAACTGACGGTAATTTAGAATTTCTCCCGCCTGCTGTGGCGCATCGGCTTCCCAGACTGTTCCTACTTTTAAGCCGTTTATGGCTAGTGCCGATTTTTTCCAGTTCTTTATTTCGATTCCTCCGCTTAAGATTGGTTTGGCATTTGCATCCGCTTCAATAGTTGTTGGACTGTCAGCTGTTCCGGAATCTTCAGGTCTTATGAATAGAGGTTCGTTTAAATAATATGTTCCGTTCATTACAATAATACGGATTCCGTCTTTTATCGATGCATCTTTTAATCGGCGCAGTTCTCTTGCTTTTCTTACGGCCATATGGACCGTTGCCAAAGGACTTGCTTTTGTTCCGGGATTGGTGTCTTTACCTTGGGGTGAAACCCAAATTTCGGCTGCATTCAGTGAGAATGTGCAAATTGTTATTAAAAAGAGAATTAGAACTTTTATAAAAGTATTTAAACGCATTTTTTTATTTTTTAGGTAAAGCCGTAAAGGGTTTATTTCTTAACAGTATAAGACTTATAAATAAATGTATTTTTTAAACTTTTACCAAATGAGGGTACAATTTAACAGAACATAAAAATATAAGTGTCCTGTACCCTCCTGCTTTACATTTGATCCGTGGTATCAGTGCGTATAAATAAAAAATAGCAAAAAGCTGCAATTAACTTACAGACAGTCGCAATCCTTTTTTCATCTATTAAATATATTGTAAATATTTTTTATAAATTTGTGCAATCGATTACATTATTGTATTTTCGTTTTTTTACGAAACTAATTTTATAATTTGTAAAAAAAGTATTATCAAGATAAACATATCGTACTATTTTGATACATAAAATTAAACTTTAACTAATTCAATAAGAATGAAAACTAATCTAACTACCTTTTTCCGTATGCTTTTGGCTGTTTTGACAGTAAGCTGTTCAGGAAATGTGATAGCACAAAAGTCAAAATCCTATGACACTTATGCGAACATTGAGTTTAAAATGCCGAAGGTCGAGGAGCCGAAAATTCCAAAAAACACGGTCAACCTAAAAGATTTTGGTGCAGTAAATGGCGGATATGTTTTAAACACAAAAGCTTTTGAAGATGCCATTAATGCGCTTTCAAAAAAAGGAGGAGGGAAATTAATTATTCCTCCGGGAATCTGGTTAACAGGACCAATTATTCTAAAAAGTAATATTGAGTTACATGCAGAAAGAGGTGCACTGATAAAATTTTCTACAGATAAAAGTTTATACCCACTTATCGAAACTAATTTTGAAGGTTTAAACACCTGGAGATGTATCTCTCCTATTTACGGTAAGAATTTAGAAAATATTGCTTTTACAGGAAAAGGGGTTTGGGATGGCTCAGGTGAAGCATGGAGACAGGTTAAAAGAAGTAAAGTTACAGAAAGCCAGTGGAAAGATTTTGTTTCTTCAGGTGGTGTTGTAAATGAGCAAAAAACAAGCTGGTATCCATCAGAAGTATTTATGAATGCTTCGAAGGGAGGTCCAATAGACCAAAATGTTCGTCTGGATTTAAAAACCAAAGAAGATTTTGAAAAAATTCATGATTTCCTTCGTCCGGTCTTAGTGAGTATCCAAAACAGTAAAAGGGTGCTATTTGACGGACCTGTTTTTCAAAATTCTCCGGCATGGAACATTCACCCTTTTATGATTGAAGATTTAATCGTAAGAAATATAACGGTTCGTAATCCTTGGTTTTCACAAAATGGAGACGGACTTGATGTAGAATGCTGTAAAAATGTTGTAATCGAAAACTCCAGTTTTGATGTGGGTGATGATGCCATCTGTATTAAATCAGGAAAAGACAAAGATGGTCGTGACAGAGGTATTCCGAGTGAAAATATCATAGTAAGAAATAATATAGTTTATCATGGACACGGAGGTGTAACGGTAGGTAGCGAAATGTCAGGAGGTGTAAAAAACCTTCACGTATCTAATTGTACTTTTATGGGAACTGATGTTGGTTTACGTTTCAAAAGTGCACGAGGGCGCGGAGGTGTTGTAGAAAACATTTTTATTTCTGATATTTTTATGACCGATATTCCGTCTCAGGCGATTT
The Flavobacterium flavigenum genome window above contains:
- a CDS encoding glycoside hydrolase family 28 protein; the protein is MKTNLTTFFRMLLAVLTVSCSGNVIAQKSKSYDTYANIEFKMPKVEEPKIPKNTVNLKDFGAVNGGYVLNTKAFEDAINALSKKGGGKLIIPPGIWLTGPIILKSNIELHAERGALIKFSTDKSLYPLIETNFEGLNTWRCISPIYGKNLENIAFTGKGVWDGSGEAWRQVKRSKVTESQWKDFVSSGGVVNEQKTSWYPSEVFMNASKGGPIDQNVRLDLKTKEDFEKIHDFLRPVLVSIQNSKRVLFDGPVFQNSPAWNIHPFMIEDLIVRNITVRNPWFSQNGDGLDVECCKNVVIENSSFDVGDDAICIKSGKDKDGRDRGIPSENIIVRNNIVYHGHGGVTVGSEMSGGVKNLHVSNCTFMGTDVGLRFKSARGRGGVVENIFISDIFMTDIPSQAISFNLYYGGKSIAETLEEGGAKIVNQKMPVDEKTPQFKNISIKNITIKGAQQAVFLQGLPEMNLENIEISNLIAKAENGFTIVDANGIKIHNAKLDIEKPNVIDIYNGKNMSFKDIEFNSTSPKAITINGEATENIEFVPSANSDFAKKTVIGETVPKSAVKL
- a CDS encoding right-handed parallel beta-helix repeat-containing protein, whose amino-acid sequence is MRLNTFIKVLILFLITICTFSLNAAEIWVSPQGKDTNPGTKASPLATVHMAVRKARELRRLKDASIKDGIRIIVMNGTYYLNEPLFIRPEDSGTADSPTTIEADANAKPILSGGIEIKNWKKSALAINGLKVGTVWEADAPQQAGEILNYRQLWVNGKKAVRAKSTAGTQMDRILSWDAATETCWIPFKNKSVKFEPGMEMYIVQWWAIANLRIKNIEVVKDSARLSFEKPESRIQSEHPWPAPWISKNNGNSAFYLNNGMSMLNEPGEWFLNRKKGKIYYIPRAGENMASAKVTVPVLENLVKVEGTLDTPVHHFNFKGISFQYSNWLRPSQQGHVPLQAGMYLLDAYKLKTPGTPNQASLENQGWVGRPRAAVEINYANNTLFESCSFEHLSSTGLDLHRGTNHNTVKGNLFKDIGGNGINLGVFSEESFEAHLPYTVKDERVVCSDEVISDNLITNVANEDWGCLGIAAGFIKNLTIEHNEISDVAYSGISMGWGWTHTENVMRNNKILRNKIHHYAKHLHDVAGIYTLSAQADSRIEENYIDKVYNSPYAHDPFLWLYLYTDEGSQGFTIKNNWIPIQKILKNNNGPKGNIWQDNYAFVNPKIKENAGIRPPYNSLLAKEVVIDEAWGLQEMPKSVAIEVIGKDLDIEKIKSTIKGFRIVGEELYQWQNHLVIYGLMNQPERTKRKLALAFPALEIKIYENPVYDFQKFERCKDAKPVSEWENIVLTANLVADEKMQKEYVDYHTTQFEKWPEIAKGFCNADFQQLQVFKNGRQLMLIISIPKGESLDKLNPKTTENNPRVNDWNNLMKKYQTGIEGAKPDETWIFLNKVETKK